The genomic interval GTTGGATGTTTCGAACTCTTGCAAAGACAACTGCGGGTGCTGATGGAAGAACTAGTACAGTTCTTCGCGGTAGCTACGCGTGTTGTCCAGGTCGGAAAGAAGCGCGACGATAGTCATGCCTCAGGCGTAATCCGAGGTGGAGGGATGCGTCGAAAAGCAAAAATCTTTTAAGCTTCTACCCCGCACGGGATGCCCGTGGAGTGATGAGGGCAGTAGCCATCGGGATTCTTGTCCAGGTATTGCTGGTGGTAATCCTCGGCGAGGAAGTAGTCAGACGGGCTAATGACACCGATTTCCGTGGTGATTTCACCAAAACCGTGCTGCTTCAGCGTCTCACCATAGGCATCGACCACGGCTTTTACGCGCGCAGCGTCCTCTTCGTTCTCGGTGTAATAAGCAGAGCGGTACTGCGTTCCCACATCGTTACCCTGGCGGAAACCCTGAGTCGGATCGTGTGCTTCCAGGCCGCGGGCAACAAGCTGCTCGAGGGAAATCTTCGAAGGATCGTAAACAACCTCCACGATTTCAGTGTGGCCGGTGCGCCCAGAACACACCTCGCGATAAGTGGGATTAGGGGTGAAACCGCCGGCGTAACCAACCGAAGTTCCCTCAACGCCATCCATCTGCCAATACATTTGCTCCACACCCCAGAAACAACCAAGGCCAATCCAAATTCGCTGCTGGCCTTCTTTCCACGGACCAGTCACAGGAGTTCCCAACACAGTGTGCGGCGCAGGATTTTCTAAAACAGGATGCCTGCCACCTTTAAGCGCCTCATCAGCGGTAACCATCACGGGTTCGGGTGCGAAAAACCATGCCATAACAGGAATGTTCCTTTCGAAAATTGAGGAAGCCTTATGCCCTTCAACCCTACTTAGCTGCCAATTATTCCGGGCTTGTGACCCGCTACCCGATAAATAGGTCGGCTGAAAAATTTCGTTGCAATATCAACAAAAAGGCCTATCATTGGGAGGTGTCGCACCAAGTACTTTTGCGAAGCGCCATCTGACGGATTTTCAAAAGATGTATATGCTCGGTGCGGAAACCTACGAAAGGATTTTTTACCCATGGCTGTATACGAACTCCCAGAACTCGACTACGCATACGACGCTCTCGAGCCACACATCGCCGCTGAAATCATGGAGCTTCACCACTCCAAGCACCACGCAACCTACGTTGCAGGCGCAAATGCAGCACTCGAGGCACTAGAGAAGGCACGCGAAGAGGGCACCAACCCTGACCAGATCCGCGCACTGTCCAAGAACCTTGCATTCAACCTCGGTGGACACACCAACCACTCCGTTTTCTGGAAGAACCTCTCCCCTAACGGTGGTGGCGAGCCTACCGGCGAACTGGCTGAGGCTATCAACCGCGACTTCGGTTCTTTCGCTAAGTTCCAGGATCACTTCAACTCCGCAGCACTCGGCCTGCAGGGCTCCGGCTGGGCAGTTCTCGGCTACGACCACATCTCCGGTCGCCTGGTTATCGAGCAGCTCACCGACCAGCAGGGCAACATCTCCGTCGACATCACCCCAGTTCTGATGCTCGATATGTGGGAGCACGCTTTCTACCTGCAGTACAAGAACGTTAAGGCAGATTACGTCAAGGCTGTTTGGAACGTCTTCAACTGGGACGACGCAGCAGCACGCTTCGCAGCAGCTTCCAAGTAAGCATTTTTAGTACGTGCAATAACCACTCTGGTTTTTCCAGGGTGGTTTTTTGATGCCCTTTTTGGAGTCTTCAACTGGGTAGCGTTAGGATTCACCATTTCCGGCGGGCATCCGGCGAAAAATGGTGAATCCACACACTGTTGCCGGGCAGTAAGTACTTTTCGCCGATCCCGATCGCTAGGCCAGCTGTGGCAAGCCCCGGGTTGCAAATTTTCGTCCCCGGCCAGAGCGAAATCGCCAATTCCCGATCGAAAATTCGCGCCAATCCATAGAGATCATGCAAAAACTCGTTCGATTTCCAGGCTTCCCAAGCGATCCGTGACGAGAAGTTTAACAGCAATCTTGCAGCAAGCCTCCAGGATTAACACCAACCCCCATGGCCACAAAAACACCAGCCCCAGAATCGCCCCTAGGGGCCCCTAACGCACAATCTGGACCAACTCCTAGTCATCGGGAAAACTCAACCCCTTAAAACGGCACCCACGACACTTACAGCTCAGCCCTCTTCTAATGCATACCTCGATCCCGCCACGAACTTCCGGAAGTTATCCACCGCAGGTGCCGGCCCCGCGTTGAGTCGCCACACCAAACCTAGTTCCCTATAAGCGGGTGGACTAAGTGGGCGTTGCACGATTCCCACTGTGGGAAGGTACGGATCATCCATCGGAACCACACCAACGCCGAGACCTGCGCTGACAAGCCCTGCGACGGTGGTGAGTTCCATGGATTCGAAAACCACATTGGGAACAAAACCGGCTTCTTCGGCTAATGCATCCATGAGGAGTCGGGTGCCGAAACCTGCTCGCATCGCCACGAAAGGTTCTTCCGCCGCAGTAATCAACGGCAATTCTCCTTGGCCAGAAAAGGAGGCAAGCCGGTGATCTGCGGGAACAGCTAGGGCAAGTCGTTGACGAAGCAGTGGCGCCCACCCTAAAGAGGTACCAACCTCGGCAGGTTTGGGGCCAACTAATGCGAGGTCAGTTTCATCAGCCAAAACACGATCTACCAGGAGCATTGCTGCCGCTTGGTGGAGTTGGAATTCTACGTTGGGGTGTTCGGCGCGGAATGTTCGGATAAGTTCGGGGACCATCCAAGTGCCCAAGGAATGCATGAAGTCCAGTCGGATTGTGCCTTTTTCTGGGTCCATGAGGCGTTTGATTTCAGTTGCGGCGGAGTTGAATTCTGCGACGATGGCGCTGGCGTGGTTGAGGAAGGCGTGGCCTCGTTGGTTGAGGACGAGTTTGCGGCCGGCGCGGTCGAAAAGTGGGGTGCCTGCGTGTTTTTCCACTCGGCTGATTCGTCTGGAAAGTGTGGGCTGCGGGATGCCTAATCTTTCGGCAGTTTCGGTGAGGTGGCCTGATTGAGCGACTGAAATGAAGCTGCGTAGGTCGTCGATTCGCAGGTCTCCGCCGTCGTTGCCCATGGTCACAGCCTACATGCACAAAGTGAATCAAAAACAGCTATTTCTAACATTTTACTAATATTTGCTGTTGGCGCATGATGAACTCCATGAGCCAAGCAATAGATAGCAAGGTCGAGGCACACGAAGGCCACGAAGGCCACGAAGGCATCGAGCGAGGAACACGCAATTACAAGCGCGCTGTGTTTGCGATGCTGGCCGCCGGTCTTGCTGCTTTCAATGGTCTTTATTGCACGCAGGCATTGCTTCCCACCATGACGGAAGAGTTGGGAATTACGCCCACTGAGTCCGCGCTGACGGTGTCGGCTACGACTGGAATGTTGGCGCTGTGTATTGTTCCGGCGTCGATACTTTCGGAGAAATTTGGTCGCGGTCGGGTGCTGACAATTTCACTCACGTTGGCCATCATCGTGGGATTAATTTTGCCGCTTGTCCCCAATATTACTGCTCTCATCCTGCTCAGAGGTCTCCAAGGTGCGCTGCTTGCTGGCACTCCAGCGGTGGCGATGACCTGGTTGTCTGAGGAAATTCACCCCAAGGATATTGGGCATGCGATGGGAATTTACATCGCGGGAAATACTGTCGGCGGGCTCACTGGACGTATGATTCCGGCGGGACTACTTGAAGTAACTCATTGGCAAAACGCACTGCTGGGAAGTTCTATCGCTGCGCTGATCTTCGGCGTAATCATGGTGGTGTTGCTTCCCAAGCAGCGGAAATTCCAGCCGAAGAATATCAATCTGCGCCATGAGATTTCGGCGATGGCTGCTCATTGGCGGAATCCTCGTTTGGCGTTGCTTTTTGGTACTGCGTTTTTGGGCATGGGTACTTTTGTGTCGCTGTACAACTATTTGGGTTTCCGCATGATTGATCAGTTTGGGCTGAGTGAAGTGCTGGTTGGTGCGGTGTTCATCATGTATCTGGCCGGGACCTGGAGTTCCACCCAGGCGGGTGCGTTGAGGGAGAAGATCGGCAATGGGTCAACGGTTATTTTCTTGAGTCTGACGATGATCGCGTCGATGGCACTGATGGGGATTAATAATTTGTGGGTCACGTTGGTTGCCCTGTTTGTGTTTACCGCGGCATTTTTCGCACTGCATTCCAGTGCTTCGGGATGGATCGGAATCATCGCAACGAAGGATCGCGCGGAAGCCTCCAGCATGTATTTGTTCTGTTATTACGTGGGATCCTCGGTGATTGGTTGGGTTTCTGGATTCGCGTTTACGCATTTGCCGTGGTTGGCGTTCATTGGCTGGTTGATTCTGCTTCTTTGCGGAGTGCTGGCGATTTGTGTGACGCTGGCAAGGCTTGCCCGCAACGCCAATTAATACGAGTTTGTCCGTGTTTAAATCGGCGCTATTGTTGAATCCATGAGAAGCGATTCCACATGGAGCAGTCGGACTTGGCACAGAAAAGCTAGTAGACCAGTATCGATTTGGTTGATGGTTCTGGTAATCGCCGGAATAATCCACCCGCTCCTGCCGGAATACCGTTGGGTTCTCATTCACCTTTTCACCCTTGGTGCCATCACCAATTCGATTGTGGTGTGGTCGCAGCATTTCACGGAAAAGTTTCTGCATTTAAAGCTTGAGGAATCGAAACGCCCTGCGCAGCTACTGAAAATTCGGGTGCTGAATGTGGGAATTATCGTCACGATTATTGGGCAGATGATCGGTCAGTGGATCGTCACCAGTGTCGGCGCGACGATTGTGGGCGGTGCTTTGGCGTGGCACGCAGGCAGTTTGGCATCACAGTTCCGGAGCGCAAAACGCGGTCAGCCTTTCGCGTCGGCAGTGATCGCGTATGTTGCCAGCGCGTGCTGCCTGCCGTTTGGCGCATTTGCCGGAGCGTTGTTGTCCAAGGAGCTGTCGGGACATCTCCAGGAACGAGTCCTTCTCACCCACACGGTGATTAATTTTCTAGGTTTCGTGGGATTTGCTGCGCTCGGTTCGCTGTCGGTGCTGTTCGCCGCGATTTGGCGCACCAAAATTCGCCACAATTTCACCCCGTGGTCTGTGGGGATCATGGCGGTGAGCCTGCCGATCATCGTCACGGGCATCCTGCTCAACAACGGCTATGTCGCCGCCACAGGCCTGGCCGCGTACGTGGCAGCATGGTTGCTGGCCATGGTGGGGTGGGGGAAGGCGTCGATAAGCAATTTAAGCTTTTCGACGTCCACCTCCACCACCGCACCCCTTTGGCTCGTGGGCACGCTTGTGTGGCTGGCGGTGCAGGCGGTGATGCATGACGGCGAGCTTTACCATGTGGAAGTTCCCACGATTGCGCTGGTCATCGGCTTTGGCGCGCAGCTTCTGATCGGTGTGATGAGTTATCTACTGCCGTCGACGATGGGTGGCGGCGCGAGCGCGGTGCGGACTGGAACGCACATTTTAAACACTGCGGGGCTGTTTAGGTGGACGCTGATCAACGGTGGCCTGGCGATTTGGCTGCTCACCGACAATTCGTGGCTGCGCGTCGTGGTGTCTCTGCTGAGTATCGGAGCGTTGGCAGTTTTTGTCATTCTGCTGCCCAAGGCTGTGCGGGCGCAGCGCGGAGTGATCACCAAAAAGCGCGAACCAATTACTCCGCCGGAGGAGCCTCGACTCAATCAAATTACCGCGGGAATCTCTGTGCTTGCCCTGATTTTGGCAGCATTCGGTGGGCTCAACCCCGGTGTTGCGCCGGTGGCAAGCTCAAATGAAGACGTCTATGCTGTGACCATTACCGCAGGTGACATGGTGTTTATCCCTGATGTGATTGAAGTGCCTGCTGGTAAATCACTCGAAGTCACGATGCTCAACGAAGACGACATGGTGCACGATCTGAAATTTGCCAACGGTGTGCAAACCGGACGTGTGGCGCCAGGTGATGAAATTACGGTGACCGTCGGCGATATTTCCGAAGACATGGACGGCTGGTGCACCATCGCTGGGCACCGCGCGCAAGGAATGGATCTGGAAGTAAAGGTTGCGGCTCCGAATTAACCAAGGGCTGCTGAAAAACTCCCCGCCTTGGTCTCAATCGCACACTTCGACCCGCGAAAACTGTGCATTTGAGACCAAGGACGGCTCTGGAGAATCCTTCCTTGGTTTAAATATTCCCCAGCACAGGTGCCGTGCGCGCACCTTGTCGAAGCCAATGGCGAACCGCTGCGGTGGCCCTGCAATCATCGCCGTTGTAGCTGAGCAATTGAGCACGAGCGGCCTCAGCTTCTGGTTCGGCAGCCGTGGAAGCAATGAGATATGCGTGGAGGCTATCTTCACCTGCGAAGTCTTCTTCCTCCCAATGGAATCCAGCTGCCGGCGCGAGTTGTTTCAGACCTAAACCACCGGGGCCAACAAGTTGGGAGCGCGCGACAGCAAACATGTCATTCCATTGGTCAGAGCTAATGAAGCTGCGGATTTCTTGCTCGTCGGGCACACCTTTGACTTTGCCGAAGAATCTGCGAGCAGTGGAGAGCATCCAGTGGTTTTCGCCGTTGCTGGCATAGCAGAACACACCGAAGGTTTGTCCCTGCTGGCGAGCTTTGTCCCGGCGCGATTTCAGCCAGGACCAGAAGCGAGCAAAGTTCTCACCTTCGGCAGCCTCACCGAGATCGGACCAAATGACAAAAGGTATGTACGTTTTGCCGTCCCAAGCTCCCCACAAATAGGCACCTAAATCTAGGTAGGCTTCCACATCGACGTCGATTTCCACATCGAAACGTGGGGCGCTGGTGTGCGCCTCGCGTCGAAGGACGGGGATTTCGGCGCGCCAGGCGGCAGCGACGTGGGAGATTTCGCCGAGGTTGGCGTCGATAAGCGCTGTTGTGGTGTTGATGCCTTTTTCGCGGTAGGTGTCTGCGCGGTCGCCGGTGAGGAAGAGGCTGATGTCATCGGCGGCTTTGAGTTCTGGTTCGCATTTGGGCCAGAATCTGCAGGTTGCGCACTCTTTTACCCGTCGAGGTGCTGTCGGCGCCGGGGTCAGCAACGCGCGGTGAGCTGCAGGGGCGTAGCGGGTGACATCCACTAGGTATGCCCAATCGCGGTCCTGTCCCACGACGGCGCCGATCGAAGACTCGGGTGCTGCTCCAGCTTCCTCCAAACCCATCAACGCGAGGGTGAGGCGATAGCCATCGATCGTGTGGTGGCGCAGCGTTGCCTTGAGCTCTAGCGGCTGACCCAAACCGAGGCGGGTGACGGCAATGCCCTGCATAGTTTTGTGCGGATCCGGACGGGCGACACGGTGATTGCTCACCATCACGGGCATGTAGCTTCCATCAGGGTTGCGCACCAAGACATCCACTTGCACTTCCCATGCCACCCCTTCGAGGGTGCCCGTGAACACTGCGCCGGTAATCAAGGTGTCGCCGGCTGCAATTGCTTCGAGGGTTTCAAACTCCGCCAATTCAGCATCATTGTCTAGATCTGCCCTGGTGAAAGGAATTCGGCCCCGCTTTTTGGGCTGCTCTGGGAGACGATCCAAAACTTCCGTCAACCCAACCTCACGGCGGGCCCTGCGCTGCATTGTTGCAGGTAAAGGAGAGATTTCTGGGAAATTTATGCGCTGGACCTGACGGTACCTACATCCCACCAGATCACTTGGCGTTAACCGTTCCGATTGCATTCTTCCCACAATGACATGAGCTTATTGCAACATCGTGGGTAAAGTTGAATCGAGAAGTCGAGAAATAACCGACCGATGAAAGAGTTGAGACGATAATGGGCATCTTCGAAGCCATCCGAGCCGCACGCGCGAAGACCAAAGCTGAGATCAAAGCAGCCGAGGCAAAAGTAAAAACTGAGGCGAAAAACAAAGCAAAGCTAGATCTCAAGCGCGAGAAGCTTCTTGTCCAGCAGGAAAAGAATCTGCTCAAGGTTGAAGAAAAGGGCCTGAAGAAGCGCAACAAGCATGAGCTGAAGATGGCCAAAAATATCCTTGAGCAAAAGCGCCAAGGACGCCTAAACAAAGACAAGGTGAAGCGCTGGGCTGGCACCGCACGTGTGCTCACTCCACTACTGCTGCCTATTATTTATCGACTCTCCACCGAAGCACGCGATCAGGTTGTTAAGGGACGTGCCCGTCGTGCAGGTGTCACCGCGGAGCAGCTTAGCCAATTCGCAGGTCACGCAGCAGCGCTGAAGGCTCGTATTCAAGGTGTTCGCGAAACCGCAAAGAACTCCAGCCTCCCTGCTGGCTTTGTACGCGATGTTGAAGAGCGTCTCAATGAGCTCGAGGCTGCTGCGAATAACTCTGAGTTCATGTCTCCACAGCAGAGGAACCGTGCGCACCAGTCGATCAGTCGTGATCTGAACCAGGTGTCAGATCAGATTCAGGATCGACTACTGGACAAGTAGCTGCTGGTCGAGTCGCTGCCGGGATTATTTTGCTTCCACCACAGTGGTTGTGGTGGGGATGAAATAGGAGATGACCGCAGCCACAAGCGCGGCGCAGCATCCGATGATCAGAGTGGTCATGAATCCCCCTAAGGTGGGTACTCCGCCACTCATCATTCCGGCCAACACTGCACCGATGACAGCTGATGAGCCGGTGGTGCCCAGTGAACGCATAAGAGAGTTGAAACCATTCGCTGCGGCTTTCTCCGTGGCTGGTACGGCACCCATGATCAAGGCAGGCATGGAACCAAATGCCAGGCCAATGCCGATACCGACCACGAGACTACACACTGAGAACAGCACCAGGGTGGTCAAAATAAGTGCGTTGTCTGCATCTCCTCCCGGTGTGCGGTTGCCGATAGTGAACAACACTGTGGCAGTAAGTGCATAACCGACTGCGATCACAACACCCGCAATTGTCAGCGTCACACGAGGACCATGAGCAGCGCTAATGGCTGCACCTGCATTCGAAATCAACATCATGCCTAGACCCATCGGGATCAGCCAGATGCCCATCTGAAGCATGCTCTGGCCTAGACCGTAGCCCAGAATTACAGGCAGCTGCATGACCTGAGGCAGGATCAGATTCATTCCATACATGGTGAAACCGATGAGGATGGACGCAATATTTGTCATCAACACGGTCGCCCGAATAGTGGTGCGCAGATCAATCAAAGGGGATTTCTGGCGGGTTTCGAACCAGCCCCAACCCACCAAAATCACCAGCGCTGCCACGAATAACCCAATGGTCAGGGCACTTCTCCAGCCCCATTCTGATCCCTTGGACACCGCGAGCAACAATGCGATAAGTCCCATTGCAAGGCCGAGAGCACCGAAATAATCAAAGCCGCCACTCCTCACGATCCTGGGTCTAGCAGGAATCGCCTTCCAAATGACCGCGCCAACTGTAAGCGCTACCAGAGCGGTGAACCAGAACAGCACCCGCCAGGACGCAAACTGGGCAATAGCAGCAGCCAGCGGTAGACCGAGTGCACCGCCAATGCCCATGGAAGAACTCATCAAAGCAATGGCAGACCCTGCTTTCTCCCGGGGCAACAAATCATGCATGAGAGAAATGCCAAGAGGAATCAGGCCAGAGCCAAGCCCCTGAAAACCACGGCCGATGATCATCGGAATCAAATCCACCGACACAGCGCAGATCACTGATCCAAGAATGAACGGGACAAGTGAGATGAGCATCATCTTTTTCTTGCCGTACATATCTGCAAGCCTGCCCATCACAGGAGTCGCCACTGCGCCCACCAACAGCGTCACAGTAATGATCCAAGAGGCATTAGCAGCCGTGGTGTTGAAGATCTCGGGCAACCGACCAATGATCGGAATAACCAGGGTCTGCGCTAGGGAAACAGTGATACCAGCTGAGGCGAGAGTGACCACCAGCAGGCCGTATTTGATCTGTGGTGTGGCTGATTCGGGAGGACTCGATGACATTATGTGTATGGTACACATTTTGTGCAAGATGCAATAGCTGGCAAACTGGAGAGCCATGAGCACCGACCCCATCGCGGCCTTGGAATACGAATCCACCATCTTCGCCCGTCACCGGAATCAATACACCGGCCAAGCAGGTACGAATGCTGGCGTCCTCGATTCCAGCGGCTACAACCTACTCACGCTGCTCCAGTTACGTGGCCCCTCCACCATCGGCGAACTCAGCGCCATCACCGGCCTAGACGCATCTACCCTTAACCGTCAGACAAAAGCCCTACTAACCAAAGGATTTGTCGAACGCATCCCAGATCCCGACGGTGGAATCGCTCGGAAATTCCACCCCACCGAC from Corynebacterium glutamicum ATCC 13032 carries:
- the msrA gene encoding peptide-methionine (S)-S-oxide reductase MsrA — encoded protein: MAWFFAPEPVMVTADEALKGGRHPVLENPAPHTVLGTPVTGPWKEGQQRIWIGLGCFWGVEQMYWQMDGVEGTSVGYAGGFTPNPTYREVCSGRTGHTEIVEVVYDPSKISLEQLVARGLEAHDPTQGFRQGNDVGTQYRSAYYTENEEDAARVKAVVDAYGETLKQHGFGEITTEIGVISPSDYFLAEDYHQQYLDKNPDGYCPHHSTGIPCGVEA
- a CDS encoding superoxide dismutase gives rise to the protein MAVYELPELDYAYDALEPHIAAEIMELHHSKHHATYVAGANAALEALEKAREEGTNPDQIRALSKNLAFNLGGHTNHSVFWKNLSPNGGGEPTGELAEAINRDFGSFAKFQDHFNSAALGLQGSGWAVLGYDHISGRLVIEQLTDQQGNISVDITPVLMLDMWEHAFYLQYKNVKADYVKAVWNVFNWDDAAARFAAASK
- a CDS encoding LysR family transcriptional regulator: MGNDGGDLRIDDLRSFISVAQSGHLTETAERLGIPQPTLSRRISRVEKHAGTPLFDRAGRKLVLNQRGHAFLNHASAIVAEFNSAATEIKRLMDPEKGTIRLDFMHSLGTWMVPELIRTFRAEHPNVEFQLHQAAAMLLVDRVLADETDLALVGPKPAEVGTSLGWAPLLRQRLALAVPADHRLASFSGQGELPLITAAEEPFVAMRAGFGTRLLMDALAEEAGFVPNVVFESMELTTVAGLVSAGLGVGVVPMDDPYLPTVGIVQRPLSPPAYRELGLVWRLNAGPAPAVDNFRKFVAGSRYALEEG
- a CDS encoding MFS transporter, producing MMNSMSQAIDSKVEAHEGHEGHEGIERGTRNYKRAVFAMLAAGLAAFNGLYCTQALLPTMTEELGITPTESALTVSATTGMLALCIVPASILSEKFGRGRVLTISLTLAIIVGLILPLVPNITALILLRGLQGALLAGTPAVAMTWLSEEIHPKDIGHAMGIYIAGNTVGGLTGRMIPAGLLEVTHWQNALLGSSIAALIFGVIMVVLLPKQRKFQPKNINLRHEISAMAAHWRNPRLALLFGTAFLGMGTFVSLYNYLGFRMIDQFGLSEVLVGAVFIMYLAGTWSSTQAGALREKIGNGSTVIFLSLTMIASMALMGINNLWVTLVALFVFTAAFFALHSSASGWIGIIATKDRAEASSMYLFCYYVGSSVIGWVSGFAFTHLPWLAFIGWLILLLCGVLAICVTLARLARNAN
- a CDS encoding cupredoxin domain-containing protein, with product MVLVIAGIIHPLLPEYRWVLIHLFTLGAITNSIVVWSQHFTEKFLHLKLEESKRPAQLLKIRVLNVGIIVTIIGQMIGQWIVTSVGATIVGGALAWHAGSLASQFRSAKRGQPFASAVIAYVASACCLPFGAFAGALLSKELSGHLQERVLLTHTVINFLGFVGFAALGSLSVLFAAIWRTKIRHNFTPWSVGIMAVSLPIIVTGILLNNGYVAATGLAAYVAAWLLAMVGWGKASISNLSFSTSTSTTAPLWLVGTLVWLAVQAVMHDGELYHVEVPTIALVIGFGAQLLIGVMSYLLPSTMGGGASAVRTGTHILNTAGLFRWTLINGGLAIWLLTDNSWLRVVVSLLSIGALAVFVILLPKAVRAQRGVITKKREPITPPEEPRLNQITAGISVLALILAAFGGLNPGVAPVASSNEDVYAVTITAGDMVFIPDVIEVPAGKSLEVTMLNEDDMVHDLKFANGVQTGRVAPGDEITVTVGDISEDMDGWCTIAGHRAQGMDLEVKVAAPN
- a CDS encoding TM0106 family RecB-like putative nuclease; translation: MQRRARREVGLTEVLDRLPEQPKKRGRIPFTRADLDNDAELAEFETLEAIAAGDTLITGAVFTGTLEGVAWEVQVDVLVRNPDGSYMPVMVSNHRVARPDPHKTMQGIAVTRLGLGQPLELKATLRHHTIDGYRLTLALMGLEEAGAAPESSIGAVVGQDRDWAYLVDVTRYAPAAHRALLTPAPTAPRRVKECATCRFWPKCEPELKAADDISLFLTGDRADTYREKGINTTTALIDANLGEISHVAAAWRAEIPVLRREAHTSAPRFDVEIDVDVEAYLDLGAYLWGAWDGKTYIPFVIWSDLGEAAEGENFARFWSWLKSRRDKARQQGQTFGVFCYASNGENHWMLSTARRFFGKVKGVPDEQEIRSFISSDQWNDMFAVARSQLVGPGGLGLKQLAPAAGFHWEEEDFAGEDSLHAYLIASTAAEPEAEAARAQLLSYNGDDCRATAAVRHWLRQGARTAPVLGNI
- a CDS encoding DUF6474 family protein, whose product is MGIFEAIRAARAKTKAEIKAAEAKVKTEAKNKAKLDLKREKLLVQQEKNLLKVEEKGLKKRNKHELKMAKNILEQKRQGRLNKDKVKRWAGTARVLTPLLLPIIYRLSTEARDQVVKGRARRAGVTAEQLSQFAGHAAALKARIQGVRETAKNSSLPAGFVRDVEERLNELEAAANNSEFMSPQQRNRAHQSISRDLNQVSDQIQDRLLDK
- a CDS encoding MFS transporter; amino-acid sequence: MSSSPPESATPQIKYGLLVVTLASAGITVSLAQTLVIPIIGRLPEIFNTTAANASWIITVTLLVGAVATPVMGRLADMYGKKKMMLISLVPFILGSVICAVSVDLIPMIIGRGFQGLGSGLIPLGISLMHDLLPREKAGSAIALMSSSMGIGGALGLPLAAAIAQFASWRVLFWFTALVALTVGAVIWKAIPARPRIVRSGGFDYFGALGLAMGLIALLLAVSKGSEWGWRSALTIGLFVAALVILVGWGWFETRQKSPLIDLRTTIRATVLMTNIASILIGFTMYGMNLILPQVMQLPVILGYGLGQSMLQMGIWLIPMGLGMMLISNAGAAISAAHGPRVTLTIAGVVIAVGYALTATVLFTIGNRTPGGDADNALILTTLVLFSVCSLVVGIGIGLAFGSMPALIMGAVPATEKAAANGFNSLMRSLGTTGSSAVIGAVLAGMMSGGVPTLGGFMTTLIIGCCAALVAAVISYFIPTTTTVVEAK
- a CDS encoding MarR family winged helix-turn-helix transcriptional regulator, whose amino-acid sequence is MSTDPIAALEYESTIFARHRNQYTGQAGTNAGVLDSSGYNLLTLLQLRGPSTIGELSAITGLDASTLNRQTKALLTKGFVERIPDPDGGIARKFHPTDLGNELLNEERTSSQEKYAELLSDWPEEDLRTFVKLLEKLNKAVETRVGKHWPRP